A genomic stretch from Erigeron canadensis isolate Cc75 chromosome 9, C_canadensis_v1, whole genome shotgun sequence includes:
- the LOC122583613 gene encoding F-box protein At4g00893-like encodes MIRSVTEDEVESNESHLLNIPFDLLGMLMKHCVGVEYLRFRATCKLCHSAAPLTRGRKKSGLTRLQNNYSLVSPWLMEVDEEEALFIFTDPLLGDKYFMYCLPEVIFQRRIYCSRFGWLLFEYYSDDNTLVFYNPFTNDIHELPPIRPDFWLVDSFSFSAPPTSPDCMVVGFLRNHHDWCVHVHFVSGEFLWHRLNLSLGGDDIHCYRFPTFFGRDLYALLEDKLHVFKDLGVDNYSWEQDVAKAPTSCSTSWTKHFLTRHDQHLLLVMVSEESAKVFKLDVSTKTWGEMDGLGRLMIYICDDTCLCTEAETPEMGNKIYFPELHSKNGRIVFYSLETCTYGTFNRKTVEETRTMVRYLDRAHTWIEPSWS; translated from the coding sequence ATGATAAGGTCAGTTACGGAGGATGAGGTTGAATCTAATGAATCACACTTGCTCAACATTCCTTTTGATTTGTTGGGGATGCTTATGAAGCATTGTGTTGGAGTGGAATACTTGAGGTTCCGTGCTACATGCAAGCTATGCCATTCAGCAGCACCTTTGACACGTGGGAGGAAGAAATCTGGATTAACGAGATTGCAGAATAATTATTCATTAGTTTCACCATGGTTAATGGAGGTAGACGAAGAAGAGGCGTTGTTCATTTTTACAGATCCATTGCTGGGCGACAAGTACTTTATGTATTGCTTACCGGAAGTTATATTCCAAAGGAGGATATATTGTTCCAGGTTTGGTTGGTTGTTGTTTGAATATTATTCAGACGATAATACGCTGGTGTTCTATAATCCTTTCACAAATGATATCCACGAGCTTCCACCTATTCGCCCTGATTTTTGGCTTGTTGACAGCTTCTCCTTCTCTGCACCACCTACCTCCCCCGATTGTATGGTGGTTGGTTTTTTAAGAAACCATCATGATTGGTGTGTACACGTCCATTTTGTTTCTGGGGAATTTTTGTGGCATAGGCTTAACCTGAGCCTCGGTGGTGATGACATACATTGCTACCGTTTTCCAACATTTTTTGGCAGAGATCTTTATGCCTTGCTCGAGGATAAGCTTCATGTTTTCAAAGATTTGGGCGTAGACAATTATTCTTGGGAGCAAGATGTAGCCAAAGCCCCAACAAGTTGTTCCACGTCATGGACCAAACATTTCCTCACGAGACATGATCAACATCTTTTACTAGTTATGGTGTCTGAAGAATCTGCTAAGGTATTTAAGCTCGATGTAAGTACGAAAACGTGGGGGGAAATGGATGGTTTAGGGCGGCTCATGATTTATATTTGTGACGACACATGCCTGTGTACCGAAGCCGAAACACCAGAAATGGGAAACAAGATCTACTTTCCAGAACTACATTCCAAGAATGGGAGGATAGTGTTTTATTCGCTCGAAACATGCACATATGGCACCTTTAATCGCAAAACTGTTGAAGAAACTCGAACAATGGTGCGTTACCTCGACAGAGCTCATACTTGGATTGAACCAAGTTGGTCCTAA